A portion of the Paenibacillus sonchi genome contains these proteins:
- a CDS encoding sigma-70 family RNA polymerase sigma factor, with protein MKKDDEVNRRFIKYMAKLIHNNSINYDKKRRLKDNRFPLTLDNDENLESSLLAVYDSKAVPPNLKDHITDLSLFKAYESLPAQQQQILSFAYVQKLNDKEIARILGVTQQSISKHRLKALAKLRRLITEGEE; from the coding sequence GTGAAAAAAGATGATGAGGTAAATCGTCGTTTTATCAAGTATATGGCCAAGCTTATTCACAATAACTCTATCAATTATGATAAAAAGAGACGACTGAAGGATAACCGCTTCCCTTTAACTTTAGACAACGATGAAAATCTTGAATCCAGCTTACTTGCTGTTTATGATTCAAAAGCTGTACCTCCAAATCTAAAAGATCATATTACGGATCTTTCTCTTTTTAAAGCTTATGAATCCCTACCCGCGCAGCAACAACAGATTCTATCTTTTGCTTATGTACAAAAGCTAAATGACAAGGAAATAGCCCGGATATTGGGAGTAACTCAACAAAGCATCTCGAAACACCGCTTAAAAGCTTTAGCTAAATTGCGCCGGTTGATAACGGAAGGTGAGGAATGA
- a CDS encoding ArdC family protein: protein MPKKKEDKKTVYDIVTERILNLLAAGVVPWRRPWRSGAAVSWKTQRPYRGINAMLLDPGEYATFKQVTEAGGSVKGAKSEIVVFWKWLDKKNEETGEEEKVPLLRYYKVFNVADCTGLESKRAAASPIDHDPIEDAERLVSGYTDRPPIRYASGRAFYRPSEDVVSVPPLVDYQQAEEYYCTLFHELVHSTGHSKRLKRPLDEIAAFGDEVYSREELIAEMGAAMLCGIAKIDNHTIENSASYIGGWVRKIQEDDKRLVVQAAGIAQRAADYIQGISYEQE from the coding sequence ATGCCAAAAAAGAAGGAAGACAAAAAAACAGTCTATGATATTGTGACTGAACGCATATTAAATCTGCTTGCGGCTGGTGTTGTGCCGTGGCGCAGACCGTGGAGAAGCGGCGCGGCCGTAAGCTGGAAGACTCAGCGGCCATACCGGGGAATTAACGCGATGCTGCTTGATCCCGGCGAATATGCCACCTTCAAACAGGTGACCGAAGCAGGCGGTAGCGTGAAAGGCGCAAAAAGTGAAATCGTAGTGTTTTGGAAGTGGCTGGATAAAAAGAATGAGGAAACGGGCGAAGAAGAGAAGGTTCCGCTTTTGCGCTATTACAAGGTGTTCAACGTTGCAGATTGTACGGGCTTGGAAAGCAAACGGGCGGCGGCATCACCTATCGACCACGACCCGATAGAAGATGCCGAGCGGCTGGTTAGTGGTTATACGGACCGCCCGCCCATCCGCTACGCATCGGGCCGGGCGTTCTACCGCCCGAGTGAAGATGTGGTCAGTGTGCCGCCGCTGGTGGACTACCAACAGGCCGAGGAATATTACTGCACCTTGTTTCATGAGCTGGTGCATTCCACGGGGCATAGCAAGCGCCTAAAGCGCCCGCTCGATGAGATAGCGGCCTTTGGGGATGAGGTATACAGCCGGGAAGAGTTGATAGCCGAAATGGGCGCGGCCATGCTTTGCGGCATAGCGAAAATCGATAACCACACGATTGAAAACAGCGCTAGTTATATCGGTGGCTGGGTGCGGAAGATCCAAGAGGATGATAAACGGCTCGTTGTACAAGCCGCAGGGATTGCACAGCGGGCCGCGGACTATATACAGGGGATCAGCTACGAGCAGGAATGA
- a CDS encoding cell wall hydrolase, with the protein MAIGDALTSRDQLYGRNSVDLLARTLYGETENDSDSRVGVAWVVLNRKNATTGEFRNQNSIEAVVLHKNAFSCFWDSNLAKCLKPNTSSQVWKNCVSVAQNVASLENPFGDKLFYTQIDLFNANSKTENGKLLYKMSGAWVVVTSKTLKGQHMFFNYSNQ; encoded by the coding sequence ATGGCAATTGGTGATGCACTAACTTCAAGAGATCAGCTTTACGGACGCAACAGCGTCGATTTGTTGGCAAGAACACTGTACGGAGAAACAGAAAATGACTCTGATTCCCGTGTTGGTGTTGCATGGGTTGTTCTTAACCGTAAAAATGCTACAACAGGAGAATTTAGAAATCAGAACTCCATTGAAGCAGTCGTACTTCATAAAAATGCATTCTCTTGTTTTTGGGATTCTAACTTGGCAAAATGCCTCAAACCAAACACATCAAGTCAAGTTTGGAAAAACTGTGTTTCCGTTGCTCAAAATGTTGCTTCCCTTGAAAACCCATTTGGCGATAAATTATTTTATACTCAAATCGATCTTTTCAACGCCAATAGCAAAACCGAAAATGGGAAGCTCTTATATAAAATGAGTGGTGCATGGGTAGTTGTCACTTCTAAAACCCTGAAAGGTCAACACATGTTCTTCAATTATTCCAATCAGTAA
- a CDS encoding YvrJ family protein, with translation MSEVDLATLIANLGFPIVITLYLLIRFEKKISDLSEAINALKNEIQKNVKK, from the coding sequence ATGTCTGAAGTTGATCTTGCTACACTTATTGCAAATTTGGGCTTTCCCATCGTAATCACGTTGTATCTACTTATTCGGTTTGAAAAGAAAATATCTGATTTAAGCGAAGCTATTAATGCCTTGAAGAATGAAATACAAAAAAACGTAAAGAAGTGA